DNA sequence from the Methylacidiphilum kamchatkense Kam1 genome:
TCTATACCTCGTTGCTGGCAGTCCCCTTAAAATAGGTTCAGCTTGCGGACTACCGGTCATCTGAGTTTGATTGATGCCTACTTGGTAGGCGGAAAGTTCATTGACATTCTGGAAATTAATGGTTTGTAAACTCCTTCTGGAAACGATCTGAGCAGTTCGTGTTGTTTCTTCGATCTCTGTTTGATCACTGGTGGCGTCGATAGATTGGTTTTCTTTGGGTTTTTTCGATCGGCCTCTTGATGGCTGCAAGGGATATTCAGGTGCTATTTCTTCGGGAATGGTAGAAGCCAAGGGACTTAACTTGTCATTATTTTCACTGGATTGAGCTTGCAGCAAGCAGCTGAAAGAACTGAAAATGGCAAAAAAGTAGAAAGAAAGATAAAAATAAGAGCAAGTAGATATTTTTAAAAAGCCTCTTTTTTTTGATAACTTATTTGCCCCCACGCTTTTTTTTCACCAAAAGTCAGCAAGGACTCAATCTTATATAGAAGAAAAGACAAATATATTTTTTTAAGGATCAAAATTCAAAATACAAATTGTTATCTTATGCAGAAACAACAGTAATAGCTAAAAAGAAGATCCCAATCCAGACATGTTTTTGATTGTTTGGATGGAAATTTTTTTTTCGTATAAACTCTTTCCAAGAACGGCTCCATAGAGGCCTTTTATCTTTTGAAGTTCCTCCACATCCCTAAGGCAACCTATTCCACCGGAAGCAAAAACAGGCAAAGAACTATTTTGTACTAGTTTTTGAGTGCCCTCGATATCGGGTCCTTCTAGTGTTCCATCCGTCATCACGTTCGTATACAATACGAAACCCGCACCAGATTTTTCCAATATTTTTACAAAAGTTTCAATCCGGTAGCCGCTTTCTTTCGTCCAACCTTCCACTAAGATTTGACCATCTTTTGCATCGATAGCTGCAACAATTCTTTCGCTGCCTACTGCTCCAGAGATTTTTTCTAGAAAACTTGGATCAGAAAGAAGCCGGCTACCGATGACCACTCTTTGAGCGCCACTCTCTATTGCTTTAAAGACATCCTTTTCTGTTCTCAATCCACCCCCGTATTGGATTGGTAAGTGAGTGCATTTTGCTATTTTTTCTAAGATCAAAAGTTGTTTTGGTTTACCTTCAAATGCCCCTTCTAAATCAACAATATGTAGTCCGTCGGCTCCTTGTGCTTGCCATAACTGTGCAGTTTGGAGAGGATCCGACGAATAGACTGTCAGAGCCTCCAATTTTCCTTGTCTTAACCGGACGACTTGTCCTTTATAGAGGTCAATGGCAGCATAGATTTTCATTGGACGCTTAGATAGATTGTAAAGGTCTGTGGATTGTTGAGTGGATCAAAAAATTTTTTAGAAGTTGGATCCCTTTCTTGTGACTTTTTTCAGGATGGAATTGAGTAGCTAGAAGATTTCCTCGAGCGATGGCACTGGTAAATGGTACCATGTAGGTTGTTTGCAAAAGAATGATCTCTTTTTGAACGACTTCAGGATAATAACTATGCACAAAATAAAAGTAATCACCAGATGAGATCCCTTCTAAATACTCTGATTTTTTCAACACTTCTACCGAATTCCAACCGATATGAGGGACTTTTTCTTTGCTTTCAGGGAATCGGACAACTTTTCCTTTAAAAATACCGATTCCTTTAGCACCCTTCGATTCCAAACTTTCTTCAAAGAGAAGTTGATACCCAAGACAAATACCCAAAAAGGGCAAATCCTTGGATATCCAACTCTTCAGGAAGGGAAGGAACCCTCTAGCTTCTAGTCCTCTAATTCCGTCTCCAAAAGCCCCCACTCCAGGTAGGACGATAGCAAGAAAATTATAGTGGTTTGGAGGATAACAGAGCCTTTCTACTTTGCAAGATAAAGCTTCAAAGGCTTTTTCGACACTTTGAAGGTTGCCCATGCCATAATCGATTATTCCAATGGGAAGCTCCGGTTGACTTTTCTGTTCGAATCTATTTTGCAATTCTTTACGTTTTTTTCTATCAATTCTGTATAATAGTAAATGAAAAACAAATTTTTTTATGACCCTTTTTTTTACCAAAATGAATGGGGCGGGTAATGATTTTATTCTGCTTGACAACCGCCAAGGATTCCTGAGTTTGGATGCTTCTTCTATAGCTTATCTCTGTGATCGTCATAGAGGGATTGGAGCTGATGGCATTTTGCTCGTTGAATGGGCAGACCAAGAAGGGCTCCGAATGGTTTATTTTAATGCAGATGGCAGTCGCGCAAGCTTCTGTGGAAATGGAGCTAGATGTTTTGCTAGGTTTGCATTGGAAACTGAACAGCAAAATGTAGCTTGCGGAAGACTTTCTTTTTTGACGGATTGTGGAAAAGTCGAGGCTTGGGTTGACGGAGAAAGAGTTAAAATAACAATGCCTTCTGCGAAAAACCTCAAGATAGATTTGCCAATCAGCCTTAACGACCGCACACTGAACGGCCATATAATCGATACTGGTGTCCCCCATGTTGTACTTTTTGGAGATTATGAAAAATGGCCAGAAGCTGCTCTTCAGGATTTGGGCTCTGAAATTAGATGGCATAATGTCTTTCAGCCGGAAGGAACGAATGTGAATTTTGTCTGGAAGGCAGGAGAGAGAACGATAAAAGTAAGGACTTATGAACGGGGAGTGGAAGGAGAAACACTCGCTTGCGGATCTGGAGTTACAGCTTCAGCGCTTATTTCTAGTGTGATCCTGGGTATGGATTCGCCAATCGAAGTTTTCGTTCGTAGCGGAGAGAGGTTGCAGGTGCATTTTAGAAGAACCGAAAAGGGCTTTGAGGAGGTCTTTCTTGAAGGCCCTGCTAAAAAAGTCTTTGTTGGGCAAATAGAATTGCCTTAAAAAAAGAGAACTATGAAAATACAAGGAACCTATACGGCTATTATTACGCCATTTCAGAATGGTCAGATTGATAGAAAAGCTTTAGAGCGACTGCTAGAATATCAAATCGAGAATCGTATCGATGGGATCGTTCCTGTCGGAACAACGGGAGAATCACCAACGCTTTCCTATGAAGAGCATATCGAGATGATTCGATTGTCTGCGGAAATTGTGGAGAAACGTCTAAAGATTTTCGCTGGTACTGGCTCAAATAGTACCGCTGAAGCCATTCATCTTACCAAAGAAGCTGAAAAAATAGGGGTTGATGGCGTTCTCTTAGTTTCTCCCTATTATAACCGTCCTTCTCAGGAAGGTCTCTTCCGCCATTTTTCGGCAATTGCTACTTCAACTTCCTTGCCAATTCTCCTTTACAATAT
Encoded proteins:
- the dapF gene encoding diaminopimelate epimerase, giving the protein MTLFFTKMNGAGNDFILLDNRQGFLSLDASSIAYLCDRHRGIGADGILLVEWADQEGLRMVYFNADGSRASFCGNGARCFARFALETEQQNVACGRLSFLTDCGKVEAWVDGERVKITMPSAKNLKIDLPISLNDRTLNGHIIDTGVPHVVLFGDYEKWPEAALQDLGSEIRWHNVFQPEGTNVNFVWKAGERTIKVRTYERGVEGETLACGSGVTASALISSVILGMDSPIEVFVRSGERLQVHFRRTEKGFEEVFLEGPAKKVFVGQIELP
- the hisH gene encoding imidazole glycerol phosphate synthase subunit HisH yields the protein MQNRFEQKSQPELPIGIIDYGMGNLQSVEKAFEALSCKVERLCYPPNHYNFLAIVLPGVGAFGDGIRGLEARGFLPFLKSWISKDLPFLGICLGYQLLFEESLESKGAKGIGIFKGKVVRFPESKEKVPHIGWNSVEVLKKSEYLEGISSGDYFYFVHSYYPEVVQKEIILLQTTYMVPFTSAIARGNLLATQFHPEKSHKKGIQLLKNFLIHSTIHRPLQSI
- the hisA gene encoding 1-(5-phosphoribosyl)-5-[(5-phosphoribosylamino)methylideneamino]imidazole-4-carboxamide isomerase → MKIYAAIDLYKGQVVRLRQGKLEALTVYSSDPLQTAQLWQAQGADGLHIVDLEGAFEGKPKQLLILEKIAKCTHLPIQYGGGLRTEKDVFKAIESGAQRVVIGSRLLSDPSFLEKISGAVGSERIVAAIDAKDGQILVEGWTKESGYRIETFVKILEKSGAGFVLYTNVMTDGTLEGPDIEGTQKLVQNSSLPVFASGGIGCLRDVEELQKIKGLYGAVLGKSLYEKKISIQTIKNMSGLGSSF